The following coding sequences are from one Roseburia hominis A2-183 window:
- the recD2 gene encoding SF1B family DNA helicase RecD2 has protein sequence MEKLAGYVEHIIYRNADNGYTVLNLVSGEEEITCVGIFSAIAEGENIEASGDYTDHPTYGKQFKVESFEEKAPEDEEAIERYLGSGAIRGIGLALAARIVRRFKADTFRIIEEEPERLAEVKGISERKAMEIADQVNEKRDLRQAMIFLQQYGITMNLAVKVYQQYGQEVYGIIRENPYRLADDIEGVGFRTADEIAVRVGIRMDSDFRIRSGILYVLLQASTEGHTYLPEEELTRRTGQLLEVGEEQIEKQYMDLAIERKIIMKQGENQTQIYAASFYYMEANTATMLKQLNVSYDVPDLEIEERVRRIEKQTGMELDEHQMTAVKEAVRNGLLIITGGPGTGKTTTINTIIKYFEMEGLDIFLAAPTGRAAKRMSETTGFEARTIHRMLELNGGVDGAAGFERNEQNPLETDVVIIDEMSMVDISLMHALLKAVAVGTRLILVGDVNQLPSVGPGSVLRDIIRSHECNVVMLTKIFRQASTSDIIVNAHKINQGEEVTLDNKSMDFFFLKRYDADVIISVVLQLIKQKLPKFVDATPYDIQVLTPMRKGLLGVERLNGILQRYLNPPSPQKREKEHGDILFREGDKIMQTRNNYQLEWEIRTKYGLSVDKGTGVFNGDMGIVREINDFAETMTVEFDEGRMVEYPYKLLDELELAYAITIHKSQGSEYPAVVIPLLSGPSMLMNRNLLYTAVTRARKCVTLVGNEVTFEQMVQNTSQQKRYSGLCDRLKEA, from the coding sequence TTGGAAAAGTTAGCAGGATATGTGGAACATATTATATACAGAAATGCAGACAACGGATATACGGTTCTCAATCTGGTAAGCGGGGAGGAGGAGATTACCTGCGTGGGAATCTTCTCGGCAATCGCTGAGGGGGAGAACATCGAGGCATCCGGTGACTATACCGATCATCCTACTTATGGCAAACAGTTTAAAGTCGAAAGTTTTGAGGAGAAAGCGCCGGAAGATGAGGAAGCCATCGAACGCTATCTCGGTTCCGGGGCGATCCGCGGAATCGGTCTGGCGCTGGCAGCGCGGATTGTGCGCAGATTCAAGGCGGATACCTTTCGGATTATCGAGGAGGAGCCGGAGCGGCTGGCGGAAGTAAAGGGAATCAGCGAGCGCAAGGCGATGGAGATTGCGGATCAGGTGAATGAAAAACGTGATCTGCGGCAGGCGATGATTTTCCTTCAGCAGTACGGCATCACGATGAACCTGGCAGTGAAAGTATATCAGCAGTATGGACAGGAGGTATACGGGATTATCCGTGAGAACCCGTATCGGCTGGCGGACGACATTGAGGGTGTGGGATTCCGCACGGCAGACGAGATTGCTGTCCGGGTAGGAATCCGCATGGATTCTGATTTCCGGATCCGGAGCGGAATTTTATATGTGCTGCTTCAGGCATCCACAGAGGGGCATACCTACCTGCCGGAGGAGGAACTGACCAGAAGAACTGGACAGCTTCTTGAGGTCGGGGAGGAGCAGATCGAGAAGCAGTATATGGATCTGGCGATCGAGCGGAAAATCATCATGAAGCAGGGCGAAAACCAGACGCAGATCTATGCGGCGTCCTTTTACTACATGGAGGCAAATACGGCAACCATGTTAAAACAGCTCAATGTCAGCTATGATGTTCCGGATCTGGAAATCGAGGAGCGTGTTCGCAGAATTGAGAAGCAGACCGGAATGGAACTGGATGAGCACCAGATGACAGCGGTCAAAGAGGCGGTGCGCAACGGACTTCTGATTATCACCGGAGGACCGGGTACCGGAAAAACGACGACGATCAATACGATCATCAAGTATTTTGAGATGGAAGGACTTGATATTTTTCTTGCGGCGCCTACCGGACGTGCGGCGAAGCGCATGAGCGAGACGACCGGGTTTGAGGCTAGAACCATACACCGCATGCTGGAACTGAACGGCGGTGTGGACGGTGCGGCAGGGTTTGAGCGGAATGAGCAGAATCCGCTTGAGACGGACGTTGTGATTATCGACGAGATGTCCATGGTGGATATTTCTTTGATGCATGCACTGTTAAAGGCGGTTGCTGTTGGAACGAGACTGATTCTGGTCGGAGATGTCAATCAGCTGCCGAGTGTGGGACCGGGAAGTGTTCTGCGGGACATTATTCGCTCGCACGAGTGCAATGTGGTCATGCTGACGAAGATTTTCCGCCAGGCATCCACGAGCGACATCATTGTGAATGCGCACAAGATCAATCAGGGCGAAGAAGTGACGTTGGACAACAAAAGCATGGATTTCTTTTTCCTGAAGCGGTATGACGCGGATGTGATTATCAGCGTGGTATTGCAGCTGATCAAGCAGAAACTCCCCAAATTTGTGGACGCGACGCCGTACGATATACAGGTGTTGACGCCGATGCGCAAGGGACTGCTGGGCGTAGAGCGGTTAAACGGAATACTGCAGCGCTATCTGAATCCGCCGTCTCCGCAGAAGCGTGAAAAGGAACACGGCGATATTCTGTTCCGCGAGGGGGACAAGATCATGCAGACACGGAACAACTACCAGTTAGAGTGGGAAATCCGCACAAAATACGGTCTGTCTGTGGATAAAGGAACGGGAGTATTCAACGGAGACATGGGAATTGTCCGGGAGATCAACGATTTCGCGGAGACGATGACTGTGGAATTTGATGAGGGCAGAATGGTGGAATATCCATACAAACTGCTGGATGAACTGGAACTGGCGTACGCGATTACCATACATAAATCGCAGGGAAGCGAATACCCGGCGGTCGTCATTCCGCTTTTGTCCGGACCGTCGATGCTTATGAACCGGAATCTGCTGTACACAGCGGTCACCCGCGCTCGGAAATGTGTGACGCTGGTCGGCAATGAGGTGACGTTTGAGCAGATGGTGCAGAACACGTCGCAGCAAAAACGATACAGCGGGCTGTGTGACCGACTGAAAGAGGCATAG
- the flgG gene encoding flagellar basal-body rod protein FlgG translates to MMRALYTAATGMLAQQTNVDNISNNLSNVNTVGFKQEKAEFKSLLYQTIQTKTTSANGEQKPIPAQVGLGTRVAAVTSVYTQGALQASENDTDFAIVGDGFFAVRCADGETRYTRAGDFVWAVGTNGVTLTNPDGYPVLDSNNQQIVLPANISSSSVTVSSDGRIGYTTANGTYVNMNRQIGLFQFNNPSGLEKTGDNLLEVTAASGAAMNENTTAGLTRSQVRQNYLEASNVQVADEMVNMIIAQRAYQLNSKAITTSDEMLEMANNLKR, encoded by the coding sequence ATGATGAGGGCACTTTATACTGCGGCAACCGGTATGCTTGCGCAGCAGACGAACGTGGACAATATTTCAAACAATCTTTCCAATGTGAATACGGTTGGATTCAAGCAGGAGAAGGCAGAGTTTAAGTCGCTGCTTTACCAGACCATTCAGACGAAGACAACGAGTGCAAACGGAGAGCAGAAACCGATTCCGGCACAGGTGGGACTCGGAACGAGAGTTGCGGCAGTCACATCCGTGTACACACAGGGAGCGCTGCAGGCGAGTGAGAATGATACCGATTTTGCAATCGTCGGAGACGGATTTTTTGCAGTGCGCTGCGCAGACGGCGAGACACGCTATACCAGAGCGGGAGATTTTGTGTGGGCAGTGGGAACCAACGGCGTTACACTGACCAATCCGGACGGCTATCCGGTGCTGGACAGCAATAACCAGCAGATCGTTCTTCCGGCCAATATAAGTTCCAGCAGTGTGACAGTATCGAGCGACGGCAGAATCGGTTACACGACAGCAAATGGAACTTATGTGAATATGAACCGTCAGATTGGACTGTTCCAGTTTAACAACCCGAGCGGCCTTGAGAAAACGGGTGACAACCTTCTGGAAGTTACAGCAGCTTCGGGTGCGGCAATGAATGAGAATACGACAGCAGGTCTTACCAGAAGCCAGGTTCGCCAGAATTATCTGGAGGCGTCCAATGTACAGGTGGCGGACGAGATGGTCAATATGATTATCGCACAGCGTGCCTATCAGTTGAACTCCAAGGCAATCACGACATCGGATGAGATGCTGGAGATGGCGAACAACCTGAAACGATAA
- a CDS encoding flagellar hook-basal body protein: MVKGLYTAYTGMINEQKRLDVLSNNLANADTNGYKKEGTTSQTFADELAIKIKDTSSYGLAQKLGTISMGVHIGETYTDYSTGSFKVTDNSTDFAIKGDGFFAIAYTDKQGNSSVKYTRDGAFTVNTQGYLVTKDGDYVLNANDARNGNVNGRIRVDPTQKITVDELGNIYQNDQQVGTIGIVDFADYDYLAKYGENMYDLVNGGTVTAADGRIVQGTLESSNVNVVSEMVNMITISRAYQAGQKVINTIDETLDKAVNQVGNV; encoded by the coding sequence ATGGTAAAGGGATTGTATACAGCGTATACAGGAATGATAAATGAACAGAAGCGTCTAGATGTGCTTTCCAACAATCTTGCAAATGCAGATACGAATGGTTATAAGAAAGAAGGCACAACGTCCCAGACATTTGCAGATGAGCTGGCAATCAAGATCAAAGATACATCGTCTTACGGTCTTGCGCAGAAGCTGGGTACAATCAGCATGGGCGTTCATATCGGTGAGACGTATACGGATTACAGTACCGGAAGTTTCAAGGTTACCGATAACAGTACGGATTTTGCAATCAAGGGAGATGGATTTTTTGCGATTGCCTACACGGATAAGCAGGGAAATTCATCCGTAAAATATACAAGGGACGGAGCGTTCACGGTCAACACCCAGGGCTATCTGGTGACCAAAGACGGCGATTATGTCCTGAATGCAAATGACGCCAGAAACGGCAATGTGAACGGACGGATTCGGGTGGATCCGACCCAGAAGATCACCGTGGATGAGCTTGGCAATATCTATCAGAACGATCAGCAGGTTGGAACGATCGGCATCGTCGATTTTGCGGATTATGACTATCTGGCGAAGTACGGTGAGAATATGTACGACCTTGTGAACGGAGGAACGGTGACGGCGGCAGACGGCAGGATCGTGCAGGGAACGCTGGAGTCGTCCAATGTGAATGTTGTTTCTGAGATGGTCAATATGATTACGATTTCCAGAGCATATCAGGCAGGACAGAAGGTTATTAACACGATTGATGAGACACTGGATAAGGCGGTCAATCAGGTCGGAAATGTATAG
- the mreB gene encoding rod shape-determining protein, translating to MMSTDIGIDLGTASILVYIKGKGVVLKEPSVVAFDRDTNKIKAIGEEARLMLGRTPGNIVAVRPLRQGVISDYTVTEKMIKYFIQKALGKKTFRKPRISVCVPSGVTEVEKKAVEDATYSAGAREVAIIEEPIAAAIGAGIDISRPCGNMIVDIGGGTADIAVISLGGSVVSTSIKIAGDDFDEAIVRYMRKKHNLLIGERTAEDIKIKIGSCFPLAQNETMDVRGRNLVTGLPKTVTVSSEETEEALKEPTLQIVEAVHSVLEKTPPELAADVADRGIVLTGGGSLLRGLEELIEDKTGINTMTAEEPMTCVAVGTGKFVEFLSGKRDDD from the coding sequence ATGATGAGTACGGACATCGGTATCGATCTTGGTACTGCAAGTATCCTGGTATATATTAAAGGCAAAGGTGTAGTGTTAAAGGAGCCGTCAGTAGTGGCTTTTGATCGTGATACAAACAAAATCAAGGCAATCGGAGAGGAAGCGAGACTGATGCTCGGCAGAACGCCCGGCAACATTGTAGCAGTCCGTCCGCTGCGTCAGGGTGTTATTTCTGATTATACTGTCACCGAGAAGATGATCAAGTATTTCATCCAGAAGGCACTTGGCAAGAAGACATTCCGCAAGCCGCGCATCAGCGTGTGTGTGCCGAGCGGAGTGACCGAGGTCGAGAAAAAAGCGGTTGAGGATGCGACCTATTCTGCAGGTGCGCGTGAGGTGGCGATTATCGAGGAGCCGATTGCGGCAGCGATCGGAGCCGGAATCGATATTTCAAGACCATGCGGCAACATGATCGTGGATATCGGCGGCGGTACCGCGGACATCGCCGTGATTTCTCTGGGGGGATCGGTTGTCAGCACTTCCATCAAGATCGCCGGAGATGATTTTGACGAGGCGATTGTCCGTTACATGAGAAAGAAACACAATCTGTTGATCGGTGAGCGCACAGCGGAGGACATCAAGATCAAGATCGGTTCCTGTTTCCCACTGGCACAGAATGAGACCATGGACGTCAGAGGCCGTAACCTGGTGACCGGTCTGCCGAAGACGGTAACCGTTTCTTCCGAGGAGACGGAAGAGGCGCTGAAGGAGCCGACACTGCAGATCGTGGAAGCGGTACACTCGGTGTTAGAGAAGACGCCGCCTGAGCTTGCGGCGGACGTGGCGGACCGCGGAATCGTTCTCACGGGAGGCGGATCACTGCTTCGCGGACTTGAGGAACTGATCGAGGACAAGACGGGCATCAATACCATGACAGCGGAGGAGCCGATGACCTGTGTGGCAGTCGGAACCGGAAAGTTCGTGGAGTTCCTGTCCGGAAAGCGCGACGATGATTAA
- the uvrA gene encoding excinuclease ABC subunit UvrA — MKKTSERKYIKIRGANEHNLKNIDVDIPRDEFVVLTGLSGSGKSSLAFDTIYAEGQRRYMESLSSYARQFLGQMEKPNVEKIEGLSPAISIDQKSTNRNPRSTVGTVTEIYDYFRLLYARIGVPHCPKCGKEIKKQTVDQMVDQIMELPERTKIQLLAPVVRGRKGEHQKLFEQAKRSGYVRVIVDGSMYELSEEIKLDKNKKHNIEIVVDRLMVKEGIEKRLADSIENVLTLANGLMTVDVIGGEPIQFSESFSCPDCGISIGEIEPRSFSFNNPFGACPTCFGLGYKMEFDEDLMIPDKRLSIAEGAIQVMGWQSCTDPSSFTYAILKALTEEYHFSLETPYCEYPEEIRHVLIYGTDGREVKVHYRGQRGEGVYDVAFEGLIKNVQRKYRETGSEVMKQEYEQFMRITPCETCKGQRLKAESLAVTVADKNIYEMTSMSVKNLNAFLAEMKLGEQQHRIGDQILKEIRARVGFLNEVGLDYLSLSRATGTLSGGEAQRIRLATQIGSGLVGVAYILDEPSIGLHQRDNDKLLGALKNLKDLGNTLIVVEHDEDTMLAADYIVDIGPGAGSHGGEVVACGTAQEIMKNPKSITGAYLSGRIKIPVPDERRKPTGFLTIKGARENNLKNIDVNIPLGIMTCITGVSGSGKSSLTNEILYKRLARDLNRARCIPGEHDAILGMEQLDKVIDIDQSPIGRTPRSNPATYTGVFDMIRDLFAATPDAKAKGYKKGRFSFNVKGGRCEACGGDGILKIEMHFLPDVYVPCEVCEGKRYNRETLEVKYKGKSIYDVLDMTVEEALEFFKNVPSIHRKIQTLYDVGLSYVKLGQPSTELSGGEAQRIKLATELSKRSTGKTIYILDEPTTGLHFADVHKLIEILRRLSDGGNTVVVIEHNLDVIKTADYIIDMGPEGGDGGGTVIAQGTPEEVAQIPESYTGQYVKKYLEK; from the coding sequence ATGAAGAAAACGTCCGAAAGAAAATATATTAAAATCAGAGGAGCGAACGAGCACAACCTCAAAAATATCGATGTGGATATTCCGAGAGACGAATTTGTCGTGCTGACCGGATTGTCGGGATCGGGAAAATCGTCCCTCGCATTTGATACAATCTATGCCGAAGGACAGCGGCGCTATATGGAGTCGCTGTCTTCCTATGCAAGGCAGTTCCTCGGGCAGATGGAAAAGCCGAATGTCGAGAAGATTGAGGGATTGTCGCCGGCAATCTCGATCGATCAGAAGTCGACGAACCGCAATCCCCGCTCGACGGTGGGAACGGTGACGGAGATCTACGATTACTTCCGGCTGCTCTACGCGCGGATCGGTGTGCCGCACTGCCCGAAATGTGGAAAAGAGATCAAAAAGCAGACGGTCGACCAGATGGTCGATCAGATTATGGAACTGCCGGAGCGCACGAAGATCCAGTTGCTGGCGCCGGTTGTGCGCGGCAGAAAGGGCGAGCATCAGAAGCTGTTTGAGCAGGCGAAGCGAAGCGGTTATGTGCGTGTGATTGTCGACGGCAGCATGTATGAACTGTCGGAAGAGATCAAACTGGACAAGAATAAAAAGCACAATATCGAGATCGTGGTGGACCGTCTCATGGTAAAGGAAGGAATTGAGAAGCGCCTGGCGGATTCCATCGAGAATGTGCTTACACTGGCAAACGGACTCATGACCGTGGATGTGATCGGCGGTGAACCGATTCAGTTCTCGGAGAGCTTTTCCTGCCCGGACTGCGGGATCAGCATCGGCGAGATTGAACCGAGAAGCTTTTCCTTCAACAATCCGTTCGGCGCGTGCCCGACCTGTTTCGGACTGGGCTATAAAATGGAATTCGATGAGGATCTGATGATTCCGGATAAACGGCTTTCCATCGCGGAAGGCGCCATCCAGGTGATGGGCTGGCAGTCCTGTACAGATCCGTCCAGTTTCACATACGCTATTTTAAAGGCGCTGACGGAGGAGTATCATTTTTCACTGGAGACGCCATACTGCGAATACCCGGAGGAAATCCGCCATGTCCTGATCTACGGAACGGACGGCAGGGAAGTGAAAGTCCATTACAGAGGACAGCGCGGGGAAGGCGTTTATGATGTTGCCTTTGAGGGACTGATCAAAAACGTGCAGCGCAAGTACCGGGAGACCGGTTCGGAGGTCATGAAGCAGGAATATGAGCAGTTCATGCGGATTACCCCCTGCGAGACCTGTAAGGGACAGCGGCTGAAAGCAGAGTCTCTGGCAGTGACGGTTGCAGATAAAAATATTTATGAGATGACTTCCATGTCGGTGAAGAATCTCAATGCCTTTCTGGCGGAGATGAAGCTGGGGGAGCAGCAGCACCGGATCGGCGATCAGATTTTAAAAGAGATCCGCGCACGCGTCGGATTCCTGAATGAAGTGGGACTGGATTATCTGTCCCTGTCCAGAGCGACCGGTACCCTCTCGGGAGGAGAGGCACAGCGTATCCGTCTGGCGACGCAGATCGGTTCCGGGCTGGTCGGGGTTGCGTACATTCTGGACGAGCCGTCGATCGGACTGCATCAGCGCGATAACGATAAGCTGCTGGGGGCGCTGAAGAATTTAAAAGATCTCGGCAACACGCTGATTGTCGTGGAGCACGACGAGGATACGATGCTTGCCGCGGACTATATTGTGGATATCGGACCGGGAGCCGGCTCACACGGTGGAGAAGTGGTCGCCTGCGGTACGGCACAGGAGATCATGAAGAATCCGAAGTCGATCACGGGAGCGTACTTAAGCGGCAGAATCAAGATCCCGGTACCGGATGAGCGCAGAAAACCGACGGGATTTCTGACGATCAAAGGCGCACGGGAGAACAACCTGAAAAACATCGATGTGAACATACCGCTCGGAATTATGACCTGCATTACCGGCGTGTCCGGATCGGGAAAGAGCTCCCTGACCAATGAGATTCTCTATAAGCGGCTGGCGCGCGACCTGAACCGGGCGCGCTGCATTCCGGGAGAGCATGATGCGATTCTCGGCATGGAGCAGCTGGACAAGGTGATTGACATTGACCAGTCGCCGATCGGCAGAACGCCGCGCTCGAATCCGGCGACCTACACGGGCGTGTTTGACATGATCCGCGATCTGTTTGCGGCGACCCCGGATGCAAAGGCGAAGGGCTACAAAAAGGGAAGATTCAGCTTCAACGTAAAAGGCGGACGCTGCGAGGCGTGCGGAGGGGATGGAATCTTAAAGATTGAGATGCATTTCCTGCCGGATGTCTATGTGCCGTGTGAGGTCTGCGAGGGAAAACGTTACAACCGGGAGACGCTTGAGGTCAAGTATAAAGGAAAAAGCATTTATGATGTGCTGGATATGACGGTGGAGGAGGCGCTGGAGTTTTTTAAAAATGTGCCGTCCATCCACCGCAAGATTCAGACGCTCTACGATGTGGGACTTTCCTATGTAAAACTGGGACAGCCGTCCACAGAGCTTTCGGGAGGAGAGGCGCAGCGAATCAAGCTGGCAACCGAACTCTCCAAGCGAAGCACCGGAAAGACGATCTACATTCTGGATGAGCCGACGACCGGACTTCATTTTGCGGATGTGCACAAGCTGATCGAGATTTTGCGGAGATTGTCCGACGGCGGCAATACCGTGGTGGTTATTGAGCACAATCTGGACGTGATCAAGACGGCGGATTACATCATCGACATGGGACCGGAAGGCGGAGACGGCGGTGGAACGGTCATTGCGCAGGGAACACCGGAAGAGGTGGCGCAGATACCGGAGTCCTACACCGGACAGTATGTCAAGAAATATCTGGAAAAATAG